One Emys orbicularis isolate rEmyOrb1 chromosome 20, rEmyOrb1.hap1, whole genome shotgun sequence genomic window, TCGTCCCacgcagcagggacacacacactttAGGGCTCTGTCTGCACTAGAAGGAAAGGTGTGGTGTTGTTAACGTGTGTGAACTCACTGGTGTCAACATCCTAACGCAGGCCAGGCCGGTTGTAGCTCTGACACGGCTCAGCGGGCTGAGATCACCCATGAGATCCCCCGTTTTAAAGCAAGGCACCCCTTTGCCCCTAGTCCAGACAAAGCTTTGGCTTCTTTGGAAGTCACGAGGCTGCTCTCGCCTTCCATTTCCTCTCTGATCTGAAAGCTCGTCACAGGACGCAGCCCCTGTATGACTGTCTGCCCCCTTCTTTGGAGCCctgcttcagcaaagcatttaaagatGTGCAGAACTTTAAACCCTTGAGCAGCAAACTCACTGGAGTCTCATGTTTAAAGTGATGCCTAAGCATTTTGTTATGGTACTGGGGAGTAGCAGTGTTAACCCAcgggactccctgccactgggaATTAGTGGAGTTAACCAAtgggactccctgccactgggaATTAGCAGGGTTAACTCACAGGACTTTCTGCCACTGGATTTCTCTCTCTGACCATTGTCATCATGATCTACACAGAGACTTAATTCAGGTTGTAGGTGAATTTATTACATGATACGACTATATCTGCAAGAGCAGTAATGATAAAGCAACAAGCACACTAACTATTGATATAATCTAAATGCAGTTGCACTGGCTATAGATTATTTAGAAATTAGCTTCTATATCCAACTTGTAGCAATATGCTGGATTCTCCAAGTTGTCACACAGGCTGTTGGGATCATGATATGATTAAATTGCTCCTTGGATCACCTGATGCACAACACAGCGCTGATACAGTCGATATATGTGTGGCCAACTCTTGTGATTCTAAGCTTCCTGGAGTCGTGTGATCATGGGAAAAttgcagctttcattaaaaagaagTAGTTTCTAGCCGTGGAGAACAGCAGGAAAAGGTGACCAACAAACCCTCAAAAcaggaggcaaataaaaaaataacaacattttttaaaatctcatgatttttagtggcCTGAAtggtgatttttgaatgctcacGGTCGACATTACTGGGAAATGCTTGTTCCAGCGCCCTCATTCATTTGTAACGCGGCTGATAGCACACAAACTAGCCATGGTCTTCAGTTCTTCAAATCAAAGGCATTGTTTAAAAGGTGCACAAAGTCTGCTGTAGGCCCTGGCTGGACGGTTGTGCAGGTCGGGTACTAAAGAGACAGCAGCTGATAGCAAGGTTGGTTGCTATGTTGagttacatcagttgaggatcttgGTGCATTTTGTTGGTTTTCCTGTATTAGACAAAACGTTTAAAAAAGCCTAGAAACTTGACACGCTGCAGGAAATTAAAGAATGAAAATGCCACTACTTTtttggcttgatttttaaaatttgggaGGGTCATGCCTTGATCTCCAGCTGGGATTGGGTCTCTGATTCATGAGCACATCTGCTGATCATTTAAGCTTTTTCCCGTCTTCCTTCAAAGCGGTCTTCTGAACCCTTTCGGCATCTTCAGCCACTTCATTGAGAAAGCTCAACAGCATGAAGTAGGTGGTTAAAAAAGAGATTCCCGGAGTTAAAATGGGACCAACCACTGGTACATATGCAGTTAATTTAGACAAACTCGTCTTTCGCAGCAGTTTGATTACAACATCTCTGTTTATTTCTTTTGCCCCGGGAGATATGATAACAGCCTTCAGCTCCGCTATCGGCTTCCCAGTCTGCCTGGCCAGATTAGCCAAGGAGCCGTCATCTAGGCCAAAGTAATTGTAGAAGGCAATCATGGATCCTCGCAGGATGCTAATATCACAAGCAACAGAGAACCCTGCGATAGGAATGACATTGACAAAAGCCGACGTGAAAGATATTAGCCATATCCACTTCTTCAGGGCAGCTTTCTTCTCCTCTATGATTTCGGCAGACAGGTTTGGCAGACTGAGCAGAAAGGCAAGTCTCTTCAGCTCTTGGAGATCATCCTTCAAAGTCTTGACCAGGCCAGGAGCATCATACTTGGTGAATTCACAGCTAGAGAGAAGAAAAATCTTTGGGTTGCTTATTCCTACCTTTTGCAGGTGTGTCCTGCAGTCCATCCTGAGTCGCTGCAGGACGCTCTCCTGACTGAATGTTCTAGGGTGATCCCTTTCTTCGTTGCGCAAGTCTTCATCCACCTTGGAGCGCACAAAATAGAACCTCTTCCCCATCCTCTCGATCTCCCGGGCCAGGGCCGTGTGGTTACATTTGAAGCGCTCCGAAGCGATGATCACGAAGAAGTCATAGCGTTTGAAGTTCACCTGCTTCAGGTACGTGTTTGGCTGAAAATCTGGGGAGCCAGTGCCGGGCAGGTCCCACAGCCTCACATTGGCGTGGTTTGGAAAGGGA contains:
- the LOC135892291 gene encoding interferon-inducible GTPase 5-like isoform X1, whose amino-acid sequence is MFGATDMELVSVLMKDMESASVLRKDMELISARMEALDLGLDPKELFNSSMKVFEEFMDLFKDKGQAEVASIAQAELESFKSTILNIAVTGETGAGKSSFINALRGLTAEDDGAAPTGVTETTTKPTVYPFPNHANVRLWDLPGTGSPDFQPNTYLKQVNFKRYDFFVIIASERFKCNHTALAREIERMGKRFYFVRSKVDEDLRNEERDHPRTFSQESVLQRLRMDCRTHLQKVGISNPKIFLLSSCEFTKYDAPGLVKTLKDDLQELKRLAFLLSLPNLSAEIIEEKKAALKKWIWLISFTSAFVNVIPIAGFSVACDISILRGSMIAFYNYFGLDDGSLANLARQTGKPIAELKAVIISPGAKEINRDVVIKLLRKTSLSKLTAYVPVVGPILTPGISFLTTYFMLLSFLNEVAEDAERVQKTALKEDGKKLK
- the LOC135892291 gene encoding interferon-inducible GTPase 5-like isoform X2, encoding MELVSVLMKDMESASVLRKDMELISARMEALDLGLDPKELFNSSMKVFEEFMDLFKDKGQAEVASIAQAELESFKSTILNIAVTGETGAGKSSFINALRGLTAEDDGAAPTGVTETTTKPTVYPFPNHANVRLWDLPGTGSPDFQPNTYLKQVNFKRYDFFVIIASERFKCNHTALAREIERMGKRFYFVRSKVDEDLRNEERDHPRTFSQESVLQRLRMDCRTHLQKVGISNPKIFLLSSCEFTKYDAPGLVKTLKDDLQELKRLAFLLSLPNLSAEIIEEKKAALKKWIWLISFTSAFVNVIPIAGFSVACDISILRGSMIAFYNYFGLDDGSLANLARQTGKPIAELKAVIISPGAKEINRDVVIKLLRKTSLSKLTAYVPVVGPILTPGISFLTTYFMLLSFLNEVAEDAERVQKTALKEDGKKLK